In Brassica rapa cultivar Chiifu-401-42 chromosome A06, CAAS_Brap_v3.01, whole genome shotgun sequence, a single window of DNA contains:
- the LOC103871767 gene encoding multiple inositol polyphosphate phosphatase 1 isoform X2, giving the protein MAMKTVWLIILVCCFFVVSQADQAFDVRHHLSTVTRYSVSKDVTQNLIEGSNVPSECTPIHLNLVARHGTRSPTKKRLRELENLAGRLKELVRNLPSDKVPGWLGKWVSPWKGKVKGGELIRQGEEELYQLGIRVRERFPTLFEEDYHPDVYTIRATQIPRASASAVAFGMGLFSEKGDLGPGRNRAFAVTSENRASDTKLRFFECCQNYKSYRKAKEPAVDKLKEPVLNKITASVVKRHGLSFTKQDVSSLWFLCKQEASLLNVTNQSCELFTPSEVALLEWADDLEVFILKGYGNSLNYKMGVPLLEDVLHSMEEAIKAREENLPAGSYEKARLRFAHAETIVPFSCLLGLFLDASEFEKIQKEKPLELPPQPPKTRDFKGSTMAPFGGNNMLVLYSCPAASSPKYFVQVLHNEHPIAVPGCDGKDFCPLEDFKAKVVTPHLKHAFNNLCNANLDDPKQNHPSV; this is encoded by the exons ATGGCGATGAAGACAGTTTGGCTGATCATTCTGGTGTGTTGTTTCTTCGTTGTTTCACAGGCAGATCAAGCTTTTGATGTTCGTCACCACTTATCCACTGTCACCAG ATACTCTGTTTCAAAAGATGTCACACAAAATTTGATTGAAGGGTCAAATGTCCCTAGTGAGTGTACACCTATCCACCTCAACCTTGTG GCTAGGCATGGGACTCGTTCTCCTACTAAGAAAAGGTTGAGGGAACTGGAGAATTTAGCTGGTAGGTTAAAGGAACTTGTAAGGAACTTGCCTTCAGATAAAGTTCCTGGATGGTTAGGGAAGTGGGTTTCTCCTTGGAAGGGGAAAGTGAAAGGCGGGGAGCTGATCAGGCAAGGCGAGGAGGAGTTGTACCAGCTTGGAATCAGGGTTAGGGAACGGTTCCCTACTTTGTTCGAAGAGGATTATCACCCTGATGTCTATACCATAAGAGCTACGCAG ATTCCTCGGGCGTCTGCAAGTGCGGTGGCGTTTGGAATGGGGTTGTTCAGTGAGAAAGGAGACTTGGGACCGGGGCGTAATAGAGCGTTTGCTGTCACTAGTGAGAACCGTGCTAGTGATACCAAGCTGAGGTTTTTTGAGTGTTGTCAAAACTACAAG AGCTATAGAAAAGCTAAAGAGCCTGCTGTGGATAAGCTCAAGGAACCTGTTCTGAATAAGATTACAGCTTCCGTTGTTAAGAGACATGGTTTGAGTTTCACCAAACAGGACGTTTCTTCTCTCTGGTTTCTGTGCAAGCAG gaAGCTTCATTGCTTAATGTAACTAATCAAAGCTGTGAACTTTTCACTCCATCTGAG GTTGCTTTGCTGGAATGGGCAGATGACTTGGAAGTGTTTATTCTCAAAGGTTATGGAAATTCATTGAACTACAAAATGGGAGTTCCATTGCTCGAAGATGTTTTGCATTCCATGGAAGAAGCTATCAAGGCCCGTGAAG AAAATCTCCCAGCTGGAAGTTACGAGAAAGCAAGACTTAGGTTTGCACATGCCGAAACAATAGTCCCCTTCTCTTGTCTTCTTGGACTTTTCCTTGATGCATCTG AGTTTGAGAAAATACAGAAGGAGAAACCATTGGAACTCCCTCCTCAGCCTCCTAAAACCAGGGACTTTAAAGGCAGCACCATGGCTCCTTTCGGTGGGAACAACATGCTTGTCCTCTACAGTTGTCCTGCAGCTTCCTCGCCTAAGTACTTCGTCCAGGTTCTGCACAACGAGCATCCTATTGCAGTTCCA GGTTGTGATGGAAAAGACTTCTGTCCTCTTGAAGATTTCAAG GCCAAAGTGGTGACCCCTCATCTCAAGCATGCTTTTAACAACCTTTGCAATGCTAATCTAGATGACCCTAAACAGAACCATCCATCAG TTTAA
- the LOC103871767 gene encoding multiple inositol polyphosphate phosphatase 1 isoform X1: MAMKTVWLIILVCCFFVVSQADQAFDVRHHLSTVTRYSVSKDVTQNLIEGSNVPSECTPIHLNLVARHGTRSPTKKRLRELENLAGRLKELVRNLPSDKVPGWLGKWVSPWKGKVKGGELIRQGEEELYQLGIRVRERFPTLFEEDYHPDVYTIRATQIPRASASAVAFGMGLFSEKGDLGPGRNRAFAVTSENRASDTKLRFFECCQNYKSYRKAKEPAVDKLKEPVLNKITASVVKRHGLSFTKQDVSSLWFLCKQEASLLNVTNQSCELFTPSEVALLEWADDLEVFILKGYGNSLNYKMGVPLLEDVLHSMEEAIKAREENLPAGSYEKARLRFAHAETIVPFSCLLGLFLDASEFEKIQKEKPLELPPQPPKTRDFKGSTMAPFGGNNMLVLYSCPAASSPKYFVQVLHNEHPIAVPGCDGKDFCPLEDFKAKVVTPHLKHAFNNLCNANLDDPKQNHPSGKLSFWSWLVGSSQKTEL, translated from the exons ATGGCGATGAAGACAGTTTGGCTGATCATTCTGGTGTGTTGTTTCTTCGTTGTTTCACAGGCAGATCAAGCTTTTGATGTTCGTCACCACTTATCCACTGTCACCAG ATACTCTGTTTCAAAAGATGTCACACAAAATTTGATTGAAGGGTCAAATGTCCCTAGTGAGTGTACACCTATCCACCTCAACCTTGTG GCTAGGCATGGGACTCGTTCTCCTACTAAGAAAAGGTTGAGGGAACTGGAGAATTTAGCTGGTAGGTTAAAGGAACTTGTAAGGAACTTGCCTTCAGATAAAGTTCCTGGATGGTTAGGGAAGTGGGTTTCTCCTTGGAAGGGGAAAGTGAAAGGCGGGGAGCTGATCAGGCAAGGCGAGGAGGAGTTGTACCAGCTTGGAATCAGGGTTAGGGAACGGTTCCCTACTTTGTTCGAAGAGGATTATCACCCTGATGTCTATACCATAAGAGCTACGCAG ATTCCTCGGGCGTCTGCAAGTGCGGTGGCGTTTGGAATGGGGTTGTTCAGTGAGAAAGGAGACTTGGGACCGGGGCGTAATAGAGCGTTTGCTGTCACTAGTGAGAACCGTGCTAGTGATACCAAGCTGAGGTTTTTTGAGTGTTGTCAAAACTACAAG AGCTATAGAAAAGCTAAAGAGCCTGCTGTGGATAAGCTCAAGGAACCTGTTCTGAATAAGATTACAGCTTCCGTTGTTAAGAGACATGGTTTGAGTTTCACCAAACAGGACGTTTCTTCTCTCTGGTTTCTGTGCAAGCAG gaAGCTTCATTGCTTAATGTAACTAATCAAAGCTGTGAACTTTTCACTCCATCTGAG GTTGCTTTGCTGGAATGGGCAGATGACTTGGAAGTGTTTATTCTCAAAGGTTATGGAAATTCATTGAACTACAAAATGGGAGTTCCATTGCTCGAAGATGTTTTGCATTCCATGGAAGAAGCTATCAAGGCCCGTGAAG AAAATCTCCCAGCTGGAAGTTACGAGAAAGCAAGACTTAGGTTTGCACATGCCGAAACAATAGTCCCCTTCTCTTGTCTTCTTGGACTTTTCCTTGATGCATCTG AGTTTGAGAAAATACAGAAGGAGAAACCATTGGAACTCCCTCCTCAGCCTCCTAAAACCAGGGACTTTAAAGGCAGCACCATGGCTCCTTTCGGTGGGAACAACATGCTTGTCCTCTACAGTTGTCCTGCAGCTTCCTCGCCTAAGTACTTCGTCCAGGTTCTGCACAACGAGCATCCTATTGCAGTTCCA GGTTGTGATGGAAAAGACTTCTGTCCTCTTGAAGATTTCAAG GCCAAAGTGGTGACCCCTCATCTCAAGCATGCTTTTAACAACCTTTGCAATGCTAATCTAGATGACCCTAAACAGAACCATCCATCAGGTAAGTTATCTTTTTGGAGCTGGCTGGTTGGGTCGAGCCAAAAAACCGAGCTCTAA
- the LOC103871766 gene encoding probable rhamnogalacturonate lyase B: protein MGITSHTIIFVDSISRKLQDISADFIMFKLSSHVYQLVTTIGYRRHLLRQGGWIVALIMFLSLFEIAISQNQSSDPESTQVLQLHYQDGHVVVDNGIFQLTLSNPEGFVTGVRYNGIENVLAYTGNEHDRGYWDLVWNFPGKKIKKSKGTLDRIEATKMEVITQSDEEIELSFSRTWNASSTTALPVNIDKRFVMLRNSSGFYSYAIFERLKGWPAVELDNIRLVFKLNQDKFHYMAISDERQRYMPIPEDRIPPRGKPLAYPEAVQLLDPMEPEFKGEVDDKYEYSMESKDIKVHGWISTNNSVGFWQITPSNEFRSAGPVKQFLGSHVGPTNLAVFHSTHYVGAELIMSFEEGEAWKKVFGPVFIYLNSFSKGVDPLLLWTQAKNQTKIEEEKWPYNFTASSDFPASDQRGSVTGRLLVRDRYIRSEDIPANGSYVGLAAPGDVGSWQREYKGYQFWSKADEKGYFSINNVRTGHYNLYAFVPGFIGDYHNQTVFNISPGTNISLGDLVYEPPRDGVTLWEIGVPDRTAAEFYIPDPNPTFTNKLYLNRSDKYRQYGLWERYAELYPHEDMVYNVDVDSYSKKWFYMQVTRKQADGGYNGTTWQIKFQLDEKMKNFTGNFKLRIALATSNVAELQVRVNDVSKDPPLFTTGEIGKDNTIARHGIHGLYWLYSVNVPASSLRNGNNTIYLTQPLARSPFQGLMYDYIRLECPDSISHLT, encoded by the exons AAAGTTCTGATCCAGAATCAACACAAGTCTTGCAGTTACATTACCAAGATGGACAT GTGGTGGTGGATAATGGAATTTTTCAATTAACTTTGTCAAACCCTGAGGGATTTGTCACCGGAGTTAGGTACAATGGTATCGAAAATGTACTTGCCTACACCGGCAATGAACATGATAGAGG TTACTGGGACTTAGTGTGGAACTTTCCAgggaaaaaaattaagaagtCCAAAGGCACATTAGACCG TATTGAAGCAACAAAGATGGAAGTGATAACGCAGAGCGATGAAGAGATAGAGCTATCGTTTTCAAGGACATGGAATGCTTCTTCAACTACGGCTCTTCCAGTAAACATAGACAAGAG GTTTGTAATGCTGCGAAACTCGTCCGGGTTCTACAGTTATGCCATCTTCGAGAGGTTAAAAGGGTGGCCTGCTGTTGAACTCGACAATATCCGATTAGTATTTAAGCTAAACCAGGACAA GTTTCATTACATGGCGATTTCAGATGAGAGACAAAGGTACATGCCTATACCAGAAGATCGGATTCCTCCTCGAGGTAAGCCTCTTGCTTACCCGGAGGCCGTTCAGCTTCTCGACCCTATGGAGCCTGAGTTTAAAGGAGAG GTGGATGACAAGTATGAATACTCAATGGAGAGTAAAGACATAAAAGTTCATGGATGGATAAGCACAAATAACTCAGTTGGTTTCTGGCAAATCACTCCGAGCAACGAGTTCAGATCTGCTGGTCCTGTCAAGCAGTTCCTAGGCTCCCATGTCGGTCCAACCAACCTCGCG GTATTCCACAGCACTCACTATGTTGGAGCAGAACTAATCATGAGTTTTGAAGAAGGTGAAGCATGGAAGAAAGTGTTTGGACCtgtctttatttatttaaactctTTTTCTAAAGGAGTTGATCCTCTCTTGCTATGGACTCAAGCCAAGAACCAG ACAAAGATTGAAGAAGAGAAATGGCCTTATAACTTCACAGCTTCAAGTGACTTCCCTGCATCTGACCAAAGAGGGTCTGTTACCGGCAGATTACTTGTTCGAGACCG ATACATAAGGAGTGAGGATATACCTGCGAATGGTTCCTACGTGGGTTTAGCTGCACCAGGAGATGTTGGCTCATGGCAAAGAGAATACaaa GGTTATCAGTTCTGGTCAAAAGCAGACGAGAAAGGATACTTTTCTATCAACAATGTTAGAACTGGTCATTACAATCTCTATGCATTTGTTCCTGGATTCATCGGTGATTACCACAACCAGACCGTTTTCAACATCTCTCCAG GTACGAATATTAGcttaggtgacttggtgtatgaGCCTCCAAGAGACGGTGTAACTCTATGGGAGATCGGTGTACCAGACCGAACCGCTGCAGAGTTCTACATTCCTGACCCTAACCCGACGTTTACTAACAAACTATACCTAAACCGTTCTGATAAATACAGACAATATGGATTATGGGAACGGTATGCCGAACTGTACCCCCATGAAGATATGGTTTACAATGTTGATGTTGATAGTTACTCCAAAAAGTGGTTCTACATGCAAGTTACAAG GAAGCAAGCTGATGGAGGATACAACGGTACAACATGGCAGATCAAGTTTCAACTCGacgaaaaaatgaaaaacttcaCTGGAAATTTCAAACTGAGGATCGCTCTAGCCACTTCAAATGTAGCAGAACTGCAG GTTCGTGTGAACGATGTTTCTAAGGATCCACCATTGTTTACAACGGGGGAGATAGGAAAGGATAATACGATTGCAAGACATGGTATACATGGACTCTATTGGCTATACAGTGTGAATGTTCCAGCTTCTTCTCTTCGCAATGGAAACAACACCATATACCTAACCCAACCACTTGCCAGAAGCCCTTTTCAAGGACTCATGTATGACTATATTCGTCTCGAGTGTCCTGATTCCATCAGTCATCTCACTTAG